In the Desulfovibrio sp. Huiquan2017 genome, GTGGCCTTCGAGTGCGAATGCCAGAAGGGCATGCACCTGTGGGAAGACGCCTACATCGCCGAGATCATCAATCCCGAGACCGGGGCACACGTGGCCGAAGGCGAGGTGGGCGAGTTGGTCATGACCACGCTGACCCGCGAGGGCATGCCGATCATCCGCTACCGCACCCGTGACCTGACCCGCTTCCTGCCGGGCGAATGTGAATGCGGCCGGACACACCGACGCATCGACCGCATCGCGGGCCGGGCCGACGACATGATGATCCTCAAGGGCGTGAACATCTACCCCATGCAGATCGAGCAGTGCCTCATGGCCATGCCCGAGGTGGGCCAGAACTACCTCATCGAACTCGTCCGCGAGGGCGTGTCCGACCAAATGCGCGTCAAGGTGGAGATCAAGGACGAATTCTTCGTGGAGGACATGCGCGTGCTGCAGGGCTTGCAGAAGCGCATAGCCAAGAACCTCTGCTCCGAAATCCTGGTCACGCCGCGCGTGGAGTTGTGCCAATCGGACTCCATCCCCAAGGCCGAGGGCAAAGCCGTGCGGGTAGTGGATCTCCGCGGCAAGGAGTAGCCCCGCATGGAATACGTCTGGGCCATCCTGCTCATCCTGGGACTGCTGCTCTCACAAGTGCTCCAGCTCTTCAGCATGCCCGCCAACTGGGTGGCGCTGGGGTTGGTGGCGCTGTGGAAATACGCCTACCCCGAGTCCATGACCTGGAACTTCGTCATCGTCATCGGCGTGGCCGCCGCTCTGGGCGAGGCCCTGGAATTCGGCCTCCAAGCCTGGGGGGCGGGCCGCTACGGCGCGTCCGTGCGCGGCAACGTGGGCGGTATCGTCGGAGCCATTGCCGGAGCCATCTTCGGCGCGCCCTTCTTCCTCGGCCTTGGCGCGCTCCTTGGCGCACTCGGCGGAGCGTATCTGGGCTGCCTGGCGGCCGAGATCCCCGGCCGTACCCGTCCTGAGGCATTGCGTGCGGCCAAGGGCGCGTTCGTGGGCAAGGCGCTCGGCTTCACGGTCAAGACCGCCATCGGCGCGGCCGTGGTCATCCTGTCCATTCCGCGCGTCTGGCCATAACCAGCTTTCCCCTTTCCCCGCAGCTACTCAATCAGTCCGCGCTCGCGCAGGTAGGCCATGACCCGCGTGGTCTCGCCCATGCCTGTAGTCCCGCGCAGGGCCAGGGGCACGGCGCAGGTCTCCAGAATCTCGTCCACGGTGGCGCCCAACTCCAGGGCCTGCTCGCATTGAAAGAGAATGCACGCCCGACAGCCAATGCACAGGGACGCGGCCAGAGCCATGAGTCGCTTGTGCTTGCCGCTGACCGCCCCGTCCTTGTAGACCTCGCGATTGAGTTCGTCATAGGGTTCCGCCACCTCGGGCATGAGCTTCTTGAAAGCGGCGGCGTTGCCTTCATTCGCGTCCTTCAATTCCATCTGCTTCTCGACCATGCGGACCTCCGTATTGTTTGGAAGGTCCACTATGCCCCGCAGACAGGGGGCGGACAACCCGGAATTCCCGATACGGGCTATCGGCGGCGGTAAATCCTTTCCGTCGGCTGCCCGGGCGGTATGGCCGGGGCCATGCCGCCCGGTTTTGCCCCTTATTCCATCAGTCCCTTTTCCCGGAGGTACTCCACCACCCGGGCGGTCTGGGACGATCCCATGGTCCCGCCCAGGGACACCGCCACGGCGCAGGCTTCAAGAAGCTCGCCTACCGTGGCCCCCAGGGCAAGGGCGTTTTCCGTCTGGTAGAGGATGCAGCCCCGGCAACCGTGGACCAATGCGCCCACCAGGGCCATGAGCCGCTTGTGCTTGCCGCTAAGCTCCCCGTCCTTGTAGACCTCTGCGGGCAAGGCCTCATAGGCCTCGGCGATTTCCGGCATGACAGCCTTGTAGGCTCCCCAGTTTTCGCTGATACTTTGGTGCAATTCCAATTGATTTTCAGTCATGGCGGACTCCTTGTTGTGGTTTCCACCAGATTGCCCGAGATGAAAACATTCGACAAACGAATTGTTTTTATCTAACATATCAACATGCTTGATGACACATCTTTAATCCAACTTCCACCGGACCTCTTGCGCACATTCGTGGCCGCCGCCGACAGCGGCAGCTTTACCAAGGCCGCTCCCCTGGTCCACCGCACCCAGTCAGCGGTGAGCATGCAGATGCAACGGCTGGAACGGGACCTGGGGCGGACGTTGTTCCACCGGGAGGGAAGGGGCGTGGCCCTGACCTCCGAAGGCGACGTGCTCTACCGTTACGCCCGACGACTGCTGGCCCTGCACGATGAGGCCCTGATCGCGCTGGGCGGCCCCAGGCTGCATGGCGTGGTTCGCTTCGGCGCGCCCGAAGATTACTCCACCCGCTACCTGCCCGGTGCGCTGCAACGGTTCGCCGCCGCCCATCCGGGAGTGCAGGTGGATGTGTTCTGCGATGATTCGATACGGCTGCGGGACAAATTCCGGACCGGGGAGCTGGATGTGGCGCTGACCACGGAAGAACGCGCCGGGACCGTGGATTCCCGGCCGCTGCCCCTGGCCTGGCTGGTGGCGGAACGGGGCGCGCCCGTGGATCGGCGTCCCCTGCCGCTCGCCTTGTACCACACGGGCTGCCTGTACCGGCGCAATGCACTGGCCGCCCTTGAACGGGCGGGCATCGCCTACCGCGTGGCCTATGGCAGTCCAAGCATGACCGGTGTGCTGGCGGCCATCCGGGCAGGGCTGGCCGTGGGCCCGGTCGCCGTGGGCACGACCATGGAGGGCTGCCGCCTGGCCATGCCCAGGGACGGCTTGCCGAACATCCCTCCAGTGGCCACCCGCTTGCGCGTCAGGCAGGATGCCGCCCCGGCCTTGCCGGAGGCTTTTGCCGGTTTCTTGCGGCAGGAACTGGCCCTGCTCCCCTAACGCGAGGAAAAAACTCCCGGCAATTCCCGGGCGGCCAGTTCATACCCGTGCTGGATGATGGGTCCGGCCTTGTCGAAGTCCATCATGCTGCACAGGTTGATGGGGATGCTCAAAACCACGTCCGGCGGGTAGGCGGCGATCTTCTGCCGGGCGATGGAACCCTGCATGGCGTCGAAGGATTTATAGAGGATGTCATAGGCGCGATTCTCCTTGCGCTTCATGACGATCTTGTCGGTCATGGAGCCGAGGAAATCGGCCACGGCTTGGGACACGCCCGAGCCGTTCTCGTCCCCGTTGTGCCGGTCCGGTCTGATCTCGGCCCCCTTGACCGGAGGGGCACACAGGTTCACGGCGATGGTAAAGTCCGTCAGGTCGCTGAAGGTCGGGGCGATGGGCACGGGGTTGAGAATGCCGCCGTCGATAATGTCCTCGCCGTCCACCACCACGGGCTTGAAGAAAAGCGGCAGGGCGATGGACGCCTTGATGGCGTCGAAAATAGGCCCCTTGCGGATCCAGACTTCCTT is a window encoding:
- a CDS encoding carboxymuconolactone decarboxylase family protein, which encodes MTENQLELHQSISENWGAYKAVMPEIAEAYEALPAEVYKDGELSGKHKRLMALVGALVHGCRGCILYQTENALALGATVGELLEACAVAVSLGGTMGSSQTARVVEYLREKGLME
- a CDS encoding LysR substrate-binding domain-containing protein; the encoded protein is MRTFVAAADSGSFTKAAPLVHRTQSAVSMQMQRLERDLGRTLFHREGRGVALTSEGDVLYRYARRLLALHDEALIALGGPRLHGVVRFGAPEDYSTRYLPGALQRFAAAHPGVQVDVFCDDSIRLRDKFRTGELDVALTTEERAGTVDSRPLPLAWLVAERGAPVDRRPLPLALYHTGCLYRRNALAALERAGIAYRVAYGSPSMTGVLAAIRAGLAVGPVAVGTTMEGCRLAMPRDGLPNIPPVATRLRVRQDAAPALPEAFAGFLRQELALLP
- a CDS encoding DUF456 domain-containing protein produces the protein MEYVWAILLILGLLLSQVLQLFSMPANWVALGLVALWKYAYPESMTWNFVIVIGVAAALGEALEFGLQAWGAGRYGASVRGNVGGIVGAIAGAIFGAPFFLGLGALLGALGGAYLGCLAAEIPGRTRPEALRAAKGAFVGKALGFTVKTAIGAAVVILSIPRVWP
- a CDS encoding patatin-like phospholipase family protein encodes the protein MSKKTISLVLGSGGARGLAHIGVIRWLEEHGCEIKSISGCSMGALVGGIHAIGKLDEYERWARGVTKRDMLALMDVSFGMDGLIKGDRLIDTLRQVVGEERIENLRISFTAVAANISRRKEVWIRKGPIFDAIKASIALPLFFKPVVVDGEDIIDGGILNPVPIAPTFSDLTDFTIAVNLCAPPVKGAEIRPDRHNGDENGSGVSQAVADFLGSMTDKIVMKRKENRAYDILYKSFDAMQGSIARQKIAAYPPDVVLSIPINLCSMMDFDKAGPIIQHGYELAARELPGVFSSR
- a CDS encoding carboxymuconolactone decarboxylase family protein is translated as MVEKQMELKDANEGNAAAFKKLMPEVAEPYDELNREVYKDGAVSGKHKRLMALAASLCIGCRACILFQCEQALELGATVDEILETCAVPLALRGTTGMGETTRVMAYLRERGLIE